One part of the Ciona intestinalis chromosome 5, KH, whole genome shotgun sequence genome encodes these proteins:
- the LOC100175709 gene encoding dimethylaniline monooxygenase [N-oxide-forming] 2-like: MLPKRVCVIGAGPAGLAATKSCLDNQLVPVCYELCSGLGGTWNNKERIRMKLSPKVYESLITNLSKEASAFSDFPMPKEWPPYQEWRQYLRYFELYADKFDLKRYIEFDVAVLEVHKSLSYSQTGSWIVRSKSLINGNEKEIEFDAVIVASGGKTKQKWPEYSGLKDRFRGKVLHSGNYESAEEFKGKAVLICGAGNSGCDIAVNCSSVASNVLLSTRSGFWVVPRVFTNGNPLSFGLASRFSILVRSFLPSWIVKKLVTSLVEARLNHKTLGIKSKYSPTDTRSTFTINDELTLKTYSGQVKIRPEVKSFGEDHVTFVDGRVETVDAVVIATGFTPKLEFLSEDILSNNPEDMRLHKWIFPFNLEHPSTLTFVGSCLPSGGGASNVIVELQARYVTQVLSGKHKLPSVEDMREEWTTRREAMFKQLGCFRFRVPLFKYQEEIANEIGVLPSFLRLLFTDPRLAFNFYFGPLLPYHYRLVGKNSKPECRQYALEAMQKTWAFFHL; encoded by the exons ATCAATTGGTTCCAGTATGTTACGAGCTGTGTTCAGGATTgg GCGGTACTTGGAACAATAAAGAAAGAATTCGAATGAAGTTGTCTCCCAAAGTGTACGAGTCGTTAATCACTAATTTATCGAAAGAAGCATCCGCGTTTTCGGACTTCCCGATGCCGAAG gAATGGCCGCCTTACCAAGAATGGCGTCAATATTTGCGTTACTTCGAACTATACGCTGATAAGTTCGACCTGAAGCGATACATCGAGTTCGACGTGGCGGTTTTAGAGGTTCACAAGTCGCTCAGTTATTCCCAAACAG GGTCCTGGATAGTGCGAAGTAAAAGTTTGATCAACGGCAATGAAAAAGAAATCGAGTTTGATGCAGTTATCGTCGCATCCGGAGGAAAAACAAAGCAGAAATGGCCAGAATATTCAGGATTGAAGGACAGGTTTCGAGGAAAAGTTTTACACAGCGGTAACTACGAGTCGGCAGAAGAATTTAAAG GTAAAGCGGTTTTGATTTGTGGTGCCGGGAATTCTGGATGCGACATTGCAGTAAATTGCTCAAGCGTTGCCAGCAATGTTCTGTTAAGCACTAGAAGTGGGTTTTGGGTGGTACCTCGCGTCTTTACG AACGGAAACCCTCTATCTTTTGGGCTTGCTAGTCGTTTCTCAATATTAGTTCGAAGCTTTTTACCGTCGTGGATTGTCAAAAAACTCGTTACATCTTTGGTCGAAGCGAGACTTAATCACAAAACCCTTGGCATCAAATCAAA ATACAGTCCTACCGACACGAGATCCACGTTTACCATAAACGACGAACTGACTTTAAAGACTTACTCGGGCCAAGTAAAGATTCGACCCGAAGTTAAAAGCTTCGGCGAGGATCACGTGACATTCGTTGACGGAAGAGTGGAAACAGTTGATGCGGTTGTCATAGCGACTGGGTTTACACCGAAACTTGAATTCCTGTCCGAAGATATTCTTTCAA ACAACCCAGAAGACATGCGACTTCATAAATGGATATTCCCCTTCAATCTTGAGCATCCTTCTACATTAACTTTCGTGGGCTCTTGCCTGCCATCGGGCGGTGGTGCTTCTAATGTCATAGTGGAGTTACAG GCACGCTACGTCACCCAAGTACTTAGTGGAAAACATAAGCTTCCATCTGTTGAAGACATGAGGGAAGAATGGACGACACGTAGGGAGGCGATGTTCAAACAGCTTGGGTGTTTCCGATTCAGA GTTCCTTTGTTCAAATACCAGGAAGAAATAGCAAATGAGATCGGGGTGTTGCCATCATTCCTCCGCCTTCTTTTCACCGATCCTCGGCTGGcgtttaatttttactttggTCCTTTGCTACCATATCATTATAGACTAGTAGGCAAGAATTCTAAACCAGAATGCCGACAGTATGCACTAGAAGCAATGCAGAAGACATGGGcgttttttcatttataa